From the Methanoculleus caldifontis genome, the window TCCATCGAATAATCTCTTTTTTGGGCAGTCCGGCGCGAACGAAGTACCGGAGGTGCCGTGGAGGCGTAATCTATTCCCTCTCCCGGAGGCCACCCCCTCACCGCCGAAATGAGCGCGGTCAGGCAAAGAACAAGCGTATCCTATCGGTGCAATGCTGCATCGATTCTCTTAAAACCATCACAATCGCAAAATCTCCCATTGAAATAATAATATTTTTATAGTCAGATTTAAAACAATAACTACTGCCTGATGGTGAACGGATGAGGTCAGATAAGGTACGATATTTTACGCCACGCGATGAGGAACTTGCCGAACTCCTCATAGGTATCGGCATCAAGAGAAACGTCTCGAAAGTGCTTGTTTATCTTGCAAACATCGAGGAGGCAACATCCCGCGACATCGAGCGGGGCACCGATCTCCGCCAGCCCGAGGTCAGCATCGCCATGCGCTACCTCAAGGAATGCGACTGGGTGGACACCCGCGAGAGCAAATCCGAGAGTAAAGGCCGGCCGGTGAAGATCTACATGCTCTCGCGCCCGATAACGGAGATCATGGATACGATCGAGAAAGAAAAGAAGAGAGAAGCCCGCCACCAGCTAGACCTTATCCAGAAGATGCGTGAATGCATCTCAACGCAGTGATACGACGCGGCACCCCTTCTCCTCACCAACGATGACCGTTATCTTTTCTCCGTAGGCGGTAAAGAGACCGCACTCCAGCGCTCCGGGGATGGCGGCTATTTTTGCCTCCAGGTCCCGGGGCGAACCGATCGTCCCGAAGCTGCAGTCGAGGATGAAGTTGCCGTTGTCGGTCACG encodes:
- a CDS encoding ArsR family transcriptional regulator, giving the protein MRSDKVRYFTPRDEELAELLIGIGIKRNVSKVLVYLANIEEATSRDIERGTDLRQPEVSIAMRYLKECDWVDTRESKSESKGRPVKIYMLSRPITEIMDTIEKEKKREARHQLDLIQKMRECISTQ